In Prunus dulcis chromosome 1, ALMONDv2, whole genome shotgun sequence, the following are encoded in one genomic region:
- the LOC117631317 gene encoding probable helicase MAGATAMA 3 isoform X10 — protein MAVDKDKLQEAAPIARFHKIVLGWDYYGLLTELTHQDKEELPTVYAFALVESRQASSFRIRMYLAGEAKNLKTDAVETCPRLLNIKSLVTSSIEGERFFVTRKICSLSTIAREYVALWSIGSLPFKDIILGAAEKNIDSEGQAWKISRPLEEFIKDNLNESQQNAIQAGLSRKPFILIQGPPGTGKTQTILGLLSAILHATPARVHSSSGSQTIKLRQKLTVQEKFHHWQLASPWLSGSNPREEIMPVNGDDGFFPTTGNELKPEVVNSSRKYRVRVLVCAPSNSALDEIVLRVLNSGVRDESDRSYNPKIVRIGLKAHHSVQAVSMDDMVERKKGSMGGSKDRDGGADRFRAEILEEAVIVFSTLSFSGSPLFSKYNRGFDVVIIDEAAQAVEPAILVPLTNGCKQVFLIGDPVQLPATVISPIAAKFGYGMSLFERFQRAGYPVTMLKMQYRMHPEIRSFPSREFYSESLEDGPNIKEQTKRSWHDYRCFGPFCFFDLHEAKESEDSGSKSNDAEVEFVMLLYNKLVSKYPELKSSHQFAIISPYAAQVNLLKERFKSTFGVQSEKVVDITTVDGCQGREKDVAIFSCVRASEKGAIGFLADFRRMNVGITRAKSSILVVGSASTLRKGDKHWNNLVESAEKRDSVFKVSKPYASFFSDENLESMAIKKESSMEEVQNDELDNDPGSYNFGDADQAQGDDNDYGDGDGEADMGDGGDD, from the exons ATGGCGGTGGACAAAGACAAGCTTCAGGAAGCCGCTCCCATTGCTCGTTTCCACAAGATTGTTCTCGGTTGGGACTACTACGGCCTCCTCACAGAGTTAACT CATCAAGACAAGGAAGAACTCCCAACAGTCTATGCTTTTGCATTGGTAGAAAGTCGTCAGGCAAGTTCTTTTAGGATTAGAATGTATTTGGCCGGAGAAGCCAAAAACTTGAAGACAGATGCAGTTGAAACTTGTCCAAGGTTGTTAAACATAAAGTCATTGGTTACTTCTAGTATTGAAGGAGAGAGGTTTTTTGTCACTCGAAAG ATTTGCAGTTTATCAACTATTGCTCGTGAATATGTAGCTCTATGGTCAATTGGCTCTCTGCCCTTTAAGGATATAATTCTTGGAGCTGCTGAGAAAAATATCGATTCAGAAGGCCAAGCCTGGAAAATTTCTAGGCCTCTGGAGGAATTTATAAAAGACAATCTTAATGAATCACAACAAAACGCCATACAA GCCGGTCTATCGCGTAAACCATTTATCCTGATACAG GGTCCTCCAGGGACAGGGAAGACACAAACTATCCTTGGGCTTCTTAGTGCCATTTTGCATGCAACACCAGCAAGAGTGCACTCCAG CAGTGGGTCACAAACCATAAAGCTTCGGCAAAAGTTAACTGTTCAGGAGAA ATTCCATCATTGGCAATTAGCATCTCCATGGCTTAGTGGTAGCAATCCTAGAGAGGAAATAATGCCTGTTAATGGTGATGATGGTTTTTTTCCGACCACTGGAAATGAGTTA AAACCAGAAGTAGTCAATTCTAGTCGTAAATACCGCGTACGTGTCCTCGTGTGTGCTCCTTCAAACTCTGCCCTGGATGAGATTGTGTTGCGTGTTCTGAACAGTG GTGTGCGTGATGAAAGTGACCGTTCATATAATCCCAAAATTGTGCGGATTGGTCTTAAGGCTCATCATTCAGTCCAAGCAGTCTCCATGGATGACATG GTAGAACGAAAGAAAGGAAGCATGGGGGGTAGTAAAGACAGAGATGGAGGTGCTGATAGGTTTCGAGCAGAAATTTTGGAGGAGGCAGTTATT GTCTTCTCTACCCTTAGCTTTAGTGGTTCACCTCTTTTCAGTAAATACAATCGCGGTTTTGATGTAGTTATAATAGATGAAGCTGCACAAGCT GTGGAACCAGCTATTCTTGTTCCATTGACAAATGGATGCAAACAAGTATTTCTG ATTGGTGACCCGGTTCAACTGCCAGCTACTGTAATTTCTCCAATTGCTGCTAAATTTGG GTATGGAATGAGTTTGTTTGAGAGATTTCAAAGGGCTGGTTATCCAGTGACCATGCTGAAGATGCAGTACCGAATGCATCCAGAG ATTAGGAGCTTTCCTTCTCGAGAGTTTTATTCAGAGTCATTGGAGGATGGTCCTAATATTAAAGAGCAGACAAAGCGTTCCTGGCATGACTATCGCTGCTTTggacccttttgtttttttgactTACATGAAGCGAAAGAATCGGAGGACTCAGGAAGTAAATCTAATGATGCTGAGGTAGAATTTGTCATGCTCTTGTACAATAAGTTGGTCAGTAAATATCCAGAGCTTAAATCAAGTCATCAGTTCGCGATTATATCACCCTATGCTGCACAAGTAAACCTCTTGAAAGAACGTTTCAAAAGTACTTTCGGAGTGCAGTCTGAGAAAGTAGTGGATATTACTACTGTTGATGGTTGCCAG GGACGTGAAAAGGATGTTGCAATATTTTCTTGTGTCAGGGCAAGCGAGAAAGGAGCCATTGGGTTTTTGGCTGATTTCCGGCGAATGAATGTTGGGATCACAAGAGCAAAATCTTCTATATTG GTAGTGGGATCTGCATCAACATTAAGGAAAGGTGACAAGCATTGGAATAACCTAGTGGAAAGTGCTGAAAAGAGAGACTCTGTATTTAAG GTTTCGAAGCCGTATGCTTCATTTTTCAGTGATGAGAATCTGGAATCCATGGCAATCAAGAAAGAATCCTCCATGGAGGAAGTTCAGAATGATGAGCTGGATAACGATCCAGGTTCCTACAATTTTGGGGATGCTGACCAAGCACAGGGAGATGACAATGACTATGGAGACGGAGATGGGGAGGCAGACATGGGTGACGGCGGCGATGACTGA
- the LOC117631317 gene encoding probable helicase MAGATAMA 3 isoform X9 yields the protein MAVDKDKLQEAAPIARFHKIVLGWDYYGLLTELTKNEKKNKKKNKGEIDDGLGMGKVKDTYKDVDDYISTYEPLLFEEVKAQIIQSKDENQLLNPKRNLVVACTEVDGFHLATLTYEKSDMDDKEAISQNDLLLLLKPNHQDKEELPTVYAFALVESRQASSFRIRMYLAGEAKNLKTDAVETCPRLLNIKSLVTSSIEGERFFVTRKICSLSTIAREYVALWSIGSLPFKDIILGAAEKNIDSEGQAWKISRPLEEFIKDNLNESQQNAIQQWVTNHKASAKVNCSGEKPEVVNSSRKYRVRVLVCAPSNSALDEIVLRVLNSGVRDESDRSYNPKIVRIGLKAHHSVQAVSMDDMVERKKGSMGGSKDRDGGADRFRAEILEEAVIVFSTLSFSGSPLFSKYNRGFDVVIIDEAAQAVEPAILVPLTNGCKQVFLIGDPVQLPATVISPIAAKFGYGMSLFERFQRAGYPVTMLKMQYRMHPEIRSFPSREFYSESLEDGPNIKEQTKRSWHDYRCFGPFCFFDLHEAKESEDSGSKSNDAEVEFVMLLYNKLVSKYPELKSSHQFAIISPYAAQVNLLKERFKSTFGVQSEKVVDITTVDGCQGREKDVAIFSCVRASEKGAIGFLADFRRMNVGITRAKSSILVVGSASTLRKGDKHWNNLVESAEKRDSVFKVSKPYASFFSDENLESMAIKKESSMEEVQNDELDNDPGSYNFGDADQAQGDDNDYGDGDGEADMGDGGDD from the exons ATGGCGGTGGACAAAGACAAGCTTCAGGAAGCCGCTCCCATTGCTCGTTTCCACAAGATTGTTCTCGGTTGGGACTACTACGGCCTCCTCACAGAGTTAACT aagaatgagaagaagaataagaagaagaataagggAGAGATAGATGACGGTTTAGGAATGGGAAAAGTGAAAGACACCTACAAAGATGTGGATGACTATATCTCTACTTATGAACCCCTTCTTTTTGAAGAAGTCAAAGCTCAGATTATTCAGAGCAAAGACGAGAATCAAT TACTAAACCCCAAGAGAAATTTGGTTGTGGCGTGCACTGAAGTTGATGGGTTTCACTTAGCAACTCTTACCTATGAGAAGAGTGACATGGATGACAAGGAAGCAATATCACAGAATgatcttttgcttcttttgaaacCAAAT CATCAAGACAAGGAAGAACTCCCAACAGTCTATGCTTTTGCATTGGTAGAAAGTCGTCAGGCAAGTTCTTTTAGGATTAGAATGTATTTGGCCGGAGAAGCCAAAAACTTGAAGACAGATGCAGTTGAAACTTGTCCAAGGTTGTTAAACATAAAGTCATTGGTTACTTCTAGTATTGAAGGAGAGAGGTTTTTTGTCACTCGAAAG ATTTGCAGTTTATCAACTATTGCTCGTGAATATGTAGCTCTATGGTCAATTGGCTCTCTGCCCTTTAAGGATATAATTCTTGGAGCTGCTGAGAAAAATATCGATTCAGAAGGCCAAGCCTGGAAAATTTCTAGGCCTCTGGAGGAATTTATAAAAGACAATCTTAATGAATCACAACAAAACGCCATACAA CAGTGGGTCACAAACCATAAAGCTTCGGCAAAAGTTAACTGTTCAGGAGAA AAACCAGAAGTAGTCAATTCTAGTCGTAAATACCGCGTACGTGTCCTCGTGTGTGCTCCTTCAAACTCTGCCCTGGATGAGATTGTGTTGCGTGTTCTGAACAGTG GTGTGCGTGATGAAAGTGACCGTTCATATAATCCCAAAATTGTGCGGATTGGTCTTAAGGCTCATCATTCAGTCCAAGCAGTCTCCATGGATGACATG GTAGAACGAAAGAAAGGAAGCATGGGGGGTAGTAAAGACAGAGATGGAGGTGCTGATAGGTTTCGAGCAGAAATTTTGGAGGAGGCAGTTATT GTCTTCTCTACCCTTAGCTTTAGTGGTTCACCTCTTTTCAGTAAATACAATCGCGGTTTTGATGTAGTTATAATAGATGAAGCTGCACAAGCT GTGGAACCAGCTATTCTTGTTCCATTGACAAATGGATGCAAACAAGTATTTCTG ATTGGTGACCCGGTTCAACTGCCAGCTACTGTAATTTCTCCAATTGCTGCTAAATTTGG GTATGGAATGAGTTTGTTTGAGAGATTTCAAAGGGCTGGTTATCCAGTGACCATGCTGAAGATGCAGTACCGAATGCATCCAGAG ATTAGGAGCTTTCCTTCTCGAGAGTTTTATTCAGAGTCATTGGAGGATGGTCCTAATATTAAAGAGCAGACAAAGCGTTCCTGGCATGACTATCGCTGCTTTggacccttttgtttttttgactTACATGAAGCGAAAGAATCGGAGGACTCAGGAAGTAAATCTAATGATGCTGAGGTAGAATTTGTCATGCTCTTGTACAATAAGTTGGTCAGTAAATATCCAGAGCTTAAATCAAGTCATCAGTTCGCGATTATATCACCCTATGCTGCACAAGTAAACCTCTTGAAAGAACGTTTCAAAAGTACTTTCGGAGTGCAGTCTGAGAAAGTAGTGGATATTACTACTGTTGATGGTTGCCAG GGACGTGAAAAGGATGTTGCAATATTTTCTTGTGTCAGGGCAAGCGAGAAAGGAGCCATTGGGTTTTTGGCTGATTTCCGGCGAATGAATGTTGGGATCACAAGAGCAAAATCTTCTATATTG GTAGTGGGATCTGCATCAACATTAAGGAAAGGTGACAAGCATTGGAATAACCTAGTGGAAAGTGCTGAAAAGAGAGACTCTGTATTTAAG GTTTCGAAGCCGTATGCTTCATTTTTCAGTGATGAGAATCTGGAATCCATGGCAATCAAGAAAGAATCCTCCATGGAGGAAGTTCAGAATGATGAGCTGGATAACGATCCAGGTTCCTACAATTTTGGGGATGCTGACCAAGCACAGGGAGATGACAATGACTATGGAGACGGAGATGGGGAGGCAGACATGGGTGACGGCGGCGATGACTGA
- the LOC117631317 gene encoding probable helicase MAGATAMA 3 isoform X4, with protein MAVDKDKLQEAAPIARFHKIVLGWDYYGLLTELTKNEKKNKKKNKGEIDDGLGMGKVKDTYKDVDDYISTYEPLLFEEVKAQIIQSKDENQLLNPKRNLVVACTEVDGFHLATLTYEKSDMDDKEAISQNDLLLLLKPNHQDKEELPTVYAFALVESRQASSFRIRMYLAGEAKNLKTDAVETCPRLLNIKSLVTSSIEGERFFVTRKICSLSTIAREYVALWSIGSLPFKDIILGAAEKNIDSEGQAWKISRPLEEFIKDNLNESQQNAIQAGLSRKPFILIQWVTNHKASAKVNCSGEFFRFHHWQLASPWLSGSNPREEIMPVNGDDGFFPTTGNELKPEVVNSSRKYRVRVLVCAPSNSALDEIVLRVLNSGVRDESDRSYNPKIVRIGLKAHHSVQAVSMDDMVERKKGSMGGSKDRDGGADRFRAEILEEAVIVFSTLSFSGSPLFSKYNRGFDVVIIDEAAQAVEPAILVPLTNGCKQVFLIGDPVQLPATVISPIAAKFGYGMSLFERFQRAGYPVTMLKMQYRMHPEIRSFPSREFYSESLEDGPNIKEQTKRSWHDYRCFGPFCFFDLHEAKESEDSGSKSNDAEVEFVMLLYNKLVSKYPELKSSHQFAIISPYAAQVNLLKERFKSTFGVQSEKVVDITTVDGCQGREKDVAIFSCVRASEKGAIGFLADFRRMNVGITRAKSSILVVGSASTLRKGDKHWNNLVESAEKRDSVFKVSKPYASFFSDENLESMAIKKESSMEEVQNDELDNDPGSYNFGDADQAQGDDNDYGDGDGEADMGDGGDD; from the exons ATGGCGGTGGACAAAGACAAGCTTCAGGAAGCCGCTCCCATTGCTCGTTTCCACAAGATTGTTCTCGGTTGGGACTACTACGGCCTCCTCACAGAGTTAACT aagaatgagaagaagaataagaagaagaataagggAGAGATAGATGACGGTTTAGGAATGGGAAAAGTGAAAGACACCTACAAAGATGTGGATGACTATATCTCTACTTATGAACCCCTTCTTTTTGAAGAAGTCAAAGCTCAGATTATTCAGAGCAAAGACGAGAATCAAT TACTAAACCCCAAGAGAAATTTGGTTGTGGCGTGCACTGAAGTTGATGGGTTTCACTTAGCAACTCTTACCTATGAGAAGAGTGACATGGATGACAAGGAAGCAATATCACAGAATgatcttttgcttcttttgaaacCAAAT CATCAAGACAAGGAAGAACTCCCAACAGTCTATGCTTTTGCATTGGTAGAAAGTCGTCAGGCAAGTTCTTTTAGGATTAGAATGTATTTGGCCGGAGAAGCCAAAAACTTGAAGACAGATGCAGTTGAAACTTGTCCAAGGTTGTTAAACATAAAGTCATTGGTTACTTCTAGTATTGAAGGAGAGAGGTTTTTTGTCACTCGAAAG ATTTGCAGTTTATCAACTATTGCTCGTGAATATGTAGCTCTATGGTCAATTGGCTCTCTGCCCTTTAAGGATATAATTCTTGGAGCTGCTGAGAAAAATATCGATTCAGAAGGCCAAGCCTGGAAAATTTCTAGGCCTCTGGAGGAATTTATAAAAGACAATCTTAATGAATCACAACAAAACGCCATACAA GCCGGTCTATCGCGTAAACCATTTATCCTGATACAG TGGGTCACAAACCATAAAGCTTCGGCAAAAGTTAACTGTTCAGGAGAA TTTTTCAGATTCCATCATTGGCAATTAGCATCTCCATGGCTTAGTGGTAGCAATCCTAGAGAGGAAATAATGCCTGTTAATGGTGATGATGGTTTTTTTCCGACCACTGGAAATGAGTTA AAACCAGAAGTAGTCAATTCTAGTCGTAAATACCGCGTACGTGTCCTCGTGTGTGCTCCTTCAAACTCTGCCCTGGATGAGATTGTGTTGCGTGTTCTGAACAGTG GTGTGCGTGATGAAAGTGACCGTTCATATAATCCCAAAATTGTGCGGATTGGTCTTAAGGCTCATCATTCAGTCCAAGCAGTCTCCATGGATGACATG GTAGAACGAAAGAAAGGAAGCATGGGGGGTAGTAAAGACAGAGATGGAGGTGCTGATAGGTTTCGAGCAGAAATTTTGGAGGAGGCAGTTATT GTCTTCTCTACCCTTAGCTTTAGTGGTTCACCTCTTTTCAGTAAATACAATCGCGGTTTTGATGTAGTTATAATAGATGAAGCTGCACAAGCT GTGGAACCAGCTATTCTTGTTCCATTGACAAATGGATGCAAACAAGTATTTCTG ATTGGTGACCCGGTTCAACTGCCAGCTACTGTAATTTCTCCAATTGCTGCTAAATTTGG GTATGGAATGAGTTTGTTTGAGAGATTTCAAAGGGCTGGTTATCCAGTGACCATGCTGAAGATGCAGTACCGAATGCATCCAGAG ATTAGGAGCTTTCCTTCTCGAGAGTTTTATTCAGAGTCATTGGAGGATGGTCCTAATATTAAAGAGCAGACAAAGCGTTCCTGGCATGACTATCGCTGCTTTggacccttttgtttttttgactTACATGAAGCGAAAGAATCGGAGGACTCAGGAAGTAAATCTAATGATGCTGAGGTAGAATTTGTCATGCTCTTGTACAATAAGTTGGTCAGTAAATATCCAGAGCTTAAATCAAGTCATCAGTTCGCGATTATATCACCCTATGCTGCACAAGTAAACCTCTTGAAAGAACGTTTCAAAAGTACTTTCGGAGTGCAGTCTGAGAAAGTAGTGGATATTACTACTGTTGATGGTTGCCAG GGACGTGAAAAGGATGTTGCAATATTTTCTTGTGTCAGGGCAAGCGAGAAAGGAGCCATTGGGTTTTTGGCTGATTTCCGGCGAATGAATGTTGGGATCACAAGAGCAAAATCTTCTATATTG GTAGTGGGATCTGCATCAACATTAAGGAAAGGTGACAAGCATTGGAATAACCTAGTGGAAAGTGCTGAAAAGAGAGACTCTGTATTTAAG GTTTCGAAGCCGTATGCTTCATTTTTCAGTGATGAGAATCTGGAATCCATGGCAATCAAGAAAGAATCCTCCATGGAGGAAGTTCAGAATGATGAGCTGGATAACGATCCAGGTTCCTACAATTTTGGGGATGCTGACCAAGCACAGGGAGATGACAATGACTATGGAGACGGAGATGGGGAGGCAGACATGGGTGACGGCGGCGATGACTGA